A region from the Acinonyx jubatus isolate Ajub_Pintada_27869175 chromosome C2, VMU_Ajub_asm_v1.0, whole genome shotgun sequence genome encodes:
- the CHST2 gene encoding carbohydrate sulfotransferase 2: protein MSRSPLRALPPGALPRLLPAAPAAAPRALLPPWPRRPGRRWPASPLGMKVFRRKALVLCAGYALLLVLTMLNLLDYKWHKEPLQQCSPDGQLGAAAGAASGGWGRPGPPPAVPPRVHTRLDPRTPYRPPAAAAAAAAAAVVGAAPAAAAGAAGAVAPPRNGSLGPGGSGEKRQLVYVFTTWRSGSSFFGELFNQNPEVFFLYEPVWHVWQKLYPGDAVSLQGAARDMLSALYRCDLSVFQLYSPAGSGGRNLTTLGIFGAATNKVVCSSPLCPAYRKEVVGLVDDRVCKKCPPQRLARFEEECRKYRTLVIKGVRVFDVAVLAPLLRDPALDLKVIHLVRDPRAVASSRIRSRHGLIRESLQVVRSRDPRAHRMPFLEAAGHKLGVKKEGVGGPADYHALGAMEVICNSMAKTLQTALQPPDWLQGHYLVVRYEDLVGDPVKTLRRVYDFVGLLVSPEMEQFALNMTSGSGSSSKPFVVSARNATQAANAWRTALTFQQIKQVEEFCYQPMAVLGYERVNSPEEVKDLSKTLLRKPRL, encoded by the coding sequence ATGAGCCGCAGCCCGCTGCGAGCCCTGCCCCCGGGCGCGCTCCCCCGGTTGCTCCCGGCCGCGCCTGCCGCCGCGCCGCGCGCCCTGCTCCCGCCGTGGCCCCGGCGCCCGGGCCGTCGTTGGCCCGCGTCCCCGCTCGGAATGAAGGTGTTCCGCAGGAAGGCGCTGGTGCTGTGCGCGGGCTACGCGCTGCTGCTGGTGCTCACTATGCTCAACCTCCTGGACTACAAGTGGCACAAGGAGCCGCTGCAGCAGTGCAGCCCCGACGGGCAGCTGGGTGCCGCGGCGGGGGCGGCTAGCGGCGGCTGGGGGCGCCCGGGGCCGCCGCCAGCAGTGCCGCCCCGCGTACACACCCGCCTGGACCCCCGTACGCCGTACCgccctcccgccgccgccgccgccgccgccgccgccgccgtcgttGGGGCGGCCCCCGCCGCCGCAGCAGGGGCGGCGGGGGCCGTAGCTCCTCCCCGCAATGGCAGTCTGGGCCCCGGGGGTAGCGGAGAGAAGCGGCAGTTGGTGTATGTGTTCACCACGTGGCGCTCGGGCTCATCTTTCTTCGGTGAGCTCTTCAACCAGAACCCCGAGGTGTTCTTTCTGTATGAGCCAGTGTGGCACGTGTGGCAAAAACTGTACCCAGGGGACGCTGTTTCCCTGCAAGGGGCTGCGCGGGACATGCTGAGCGCTCTGTATCGCTGCGACCTCTCCGTCTTCCAGCTGTACAGCCCCGCGGGCAGCGGGGGGCGCAACCTCACCACGCTGGGCATTTTTGGTGCGGCCACCAACAAAGTGGTGTGCTCCTCGCCACTCTGCCCCGCCTACCGCAAGGAGGTCGTGGGGCTGGTGGACGATCGTGTGTGCAAGAAGTGCCCACCGCAGCGCCTGGCGCGCTTTGAGGAGGAGTGCCGCAAGTATCGCACGCTGGTCATCAAGGGCGTGCGTGTCTTCGACGTGGCCGTGTTGGCACCGCTGCTGCGCGACCCTGCCCTGGACCTCAAGGTCATCCACCTAGTACGCGATCCTCGTGCTGTGGCCAGCTCACGCATCCGCTCGCGCCACGGTCTCATCCGCGAGAGCCTGCAGGTGGTGCGCAGCCGGGACCCGAGAGCCCACCGCATGCCGTTCCTGGAGGCCGCTGGCCACAAGCTTGGTGTCAAGAAGGAGGGTGTGGGCGGCCCGGCAGACTACCACGCGCTTGGCGCTATGGAGGTCATCTGCAACAGCATGGCCAAGACACTGCAGACGGCCCTGCAGCCCCCGGACTGGCTGCAAGGCCACTACCTGGTGGTGCGGTACGAGGACCTGGTGGGAGACCCCGTCAAGACCCTACGGAGGGTGTACGACTTTGTGGGGCTGCTAGTGAGCCCCGAAATGGAACAGTTTGCCCTCAACATGACCAGTGGCTCAGGCTCCTCCTCTAAGCCTTTTGTGGTGTCCGCTCGCAACGCCACGCAGGCCGCCAACGCCTGGCGGACGGCCCTCACCTTCCAGCAGATCAAACAGGTGGAGGAGTTTTGCTACCAGCCCATGGCCGTGCTGGGCTATGAGCGGGTCAATAGCCCCGAAGAGGTCAAAGACCTCAGTAAGACCCTGCTCCGGAAGCCCCGGCTCTGA